In Xenorhabdus griffiniae, the genomic window AAACAATCAAGCCAGCTACAATCACAATTTCACCCGCCGAACCCATTAACCCAACCATTAAAGTTGCCATAGAAGGGTTACGCATAGCCGCTAACTCAGGTCTGGTGACTAATCCTAGTGAAAGCAGGGTAACCAGCACATACACCCCTAATGCTGAAATAACAGCCAGCACAGTTGCGATACCAATATCCTGGCGTCTTCTGGCTCTGGCTGAAACAACAACTGCGCCTTCTACGCCGATGAAAACCCACAGTGTAATTAGCATCGTATCTTTCACTTGCTGCCAAACAGGAACGCCCATTTCAATGCCGCTGAAATCAAAAGAAAATACATCCATTTTGAACGCGATGACAGCTAAGATAATAAATAGGGTTAATGGTAATAATTTTGCCATTGTCGCCAGCAGGTTAACCCCCGCAGCTGTTTGTACACCACGCAATACCAGCCAATGCACGAACCAAAGTAAAATAGACTCACCGATTAACGATTGCCAGGTATTGCCATCACCAAAAATTACTGCGTGTTCGGTATCGGTGAAAAAACTTAACGCGGCAAAGACAATAACTAAATAAGAAACATTGGCAATAATGGCACAGAACCAATATCCCCATGCAGAACAGAATCCAACTAACTCACCGAAACCTTCTCTTGCATAAGTAAAAATCCCGCTATCCAAATCAGGGCGCAGTCGTGAGAGTAAAAGTAAGGAAGTGGCCAAAAAGAGAATACCTATACCCGTTATTCCCCAACCAATCATTAATGCAGCAGGGCTACCTGCTTGCGCCATATTTTGCGGTAAACTGAATACGCCGGCACCGACCATAGAACTGAATACCAGTGCGGTCAAAGACGTAAGGCCTAATTTCTTTTCCAAAGATACGTTCCTAAAAAAATATAATCGACACGATTAGCCAGAACATTTGTTCTGAATATCGAACACATATTGGACATTTATTGCATCCATGCGATGGATTGCGAACGGATTTAGTCGATAAAGCTAAAAACAGGGCGATTCTACGGAGTGAAAGGATTGTATGCAATGGTTGACTATGCAAAAAAATATAAATTTTATGCATAAAATTCTGTAGAGGAGTAAGAAAACAAATTACGGATAATTTTTCTAATGTGTGTTATTGCCTGAATAAACATAGAGATGATCACAAGATAAGCACCTTAGATAATATTAGTCATATATTTTACTCTATTGAAACAAATAACAAACAATTATGTATACCAATCCAACCTCAAAATGCGTGCGATGTCCCCCCGCAAAGCGGGAGAGACATCAGGTTTTATATAGTGTTGTAAATTGCAACTTGAAGTTACATGCGTATAAACAGTATTAATGAAAAGGAAGGATAAACAGGATAATTTGCAAATCAAGCCGCAATATAACGTTATTGAGTTGTTAATTTTTAAGAAGTTAAAAAAGTAAATAAATTATGAACTAGCAAAAAAATTCGATAAAAAAGGCACAAATGTTCTTTGTGCCTTTTCCAAAAATGACAGAACTATCTATATGATTATTTGAATAAATCTGCACTGATGGTAACGTTACCACCATTAGACTGCCACTCTCGTGTGATATGGTAGTATTTTGCGCCTTTCTCTGCTGCACGTTTAGCAACCTGGTAAG contains:
- a CDS encoding basic amino acid/polyamine antiporter translates to MEKKLGLTSLTALVFSSMVGAGVFSLPQNMAQAGSPAALMIGWGITGIGILFLATSLLLLSRLRPDLDSGIFTYAREGFGELVGFCSAWGYWFCAIIANVSYLVIVFAALSFFTDTEHAVIFGDGNTWQSLIGESILLWFVHWLVLRGVQTAAGVNLLATMAKLLPLTLFIILAVIAFKMDVFSFDFSGIEMGVPVWQQVKDTMLITLWVFIGVEGAVVVSARARRRQDIGIATVLAVISALGVYVLVTLLSLGLVTRPELAAMRNPSMATLMVGLMGSAGEIVIVAGLIVSVCGAYLSWTIMAAEVPFIASLHGSFPKVFKKQNCKKAPESSLWITNGAVQLSLILIWLSGSNYNTLLSIASEMILVPYFLVGAFLVKVSFQRGSRALLFIALGSCTYGLWLLYASGLMNLLLSVVLYVPGLLVFLYARRQNQEKVPLTVIEKSIIVVLFLIALPSTWQLMH